The Peribacillus simplex genome contains the following window.
AATTTGTTCGTAATTTGATTGAGGAACGCTCGGCTGCAGGACGTTCTGCTGCTAGAGCGCGTGGACGTCTTGAAAAATTTGGAGCTGAGGATATTGACATGATGAAATCGTTCATTGAAAGTGACACACCGATTTATAGCTATTTAGAAAAAAAGTAAATCGGAAAAGTGTGGCTTTGAAACAAAGTTTGATCAAGTTAATACAAGAAACCTTGATAAATGAATAAATAGAAAGGGGATGTTTTGAAAAAAAATTGATCTTTTTCGTACCTTAATGAACTAGCGCATCTGTTAGTTTAATAGAAACATTCACAATATCCCTATCTGAACATAAAACAAAAAAAGACACTAAATATTTTTCTCACTATTTCTTCGGACTGTGTCATGACTTCTTTCATTTTTGCATTAAATACTTAAATAAATGACAAATAATACCCTCAAAAGGTTTAACTAGTAAACGTAATGTTTATTATATTTAATTTGAGAAGTGAAAAAAAGGAAGGCGAATTGTTTTGGCTATAATTAATATTGACCAATTGCTATTAGATACTGAAGAAATTGCCGAGGAGTCAATTCCATTCCATCTCGATACATTTGACATTGATCAATTATTAGATAAAACGGATAATTGGTAAAGAAAAGCATGCCAAAGTGAAGTGAACAAGTTAGATGCACTAAACCCCAAAATAGTATTTAAACGAAAGTGAAAATCATTTTGTGATTTTCATTTTCGTTTTTGTATTTTTAGTTCTTAAAATCCGAGTACTTCAATAATAAATATAGGGTTCAAACTCGACAAGCCATTTCCGAATAATCCCAATGGGAAAGGTCGTAACTAATACGGTCTCTATTCCATTAGGATTATATGGAAAAACTTCATTTTTTGTTATTGATAGGCTTTATATTGCCCAATCTATGTTTTAATCTTAGGCAGCAAGTCCCATTATCTTGTGAATTTTAAAGGAAGGCTTTTCACTCCAAAAACAAATGGACTTGGAATCGCCTCCAGCTTAGTCCCTTTTACATCTTCCAATTTGGAAAATGTACTTAATAGAGTCACGAGAGCTACTTCAGCTTCCAGACGTGCAAGTGGGGCCCCTAAACAAAAATGAATACCAAACCCGAAACTCAAATGAGGATTTAACTTTCTTTCTAACGTAAACCGGTTAGGCTCTGCAAATTTTTGTTCATCCCGGTTTGCCGAAGCTACCCAGCAAATCACTTGTTCCCCTTTTTGGATTGTTTTGCCTCCAACTTTGACATGTTCCTTTGCAATACGGCCAATTGCCTGTATTGGAGGATAAAAGCGTAATGTTTCTTCTACCAATTTTGGTATTAAAGGCAGATTTGTCCTAGCTTGTTCTTGTATTTTTTTATCTTCTGTCATATAGCGTACAGCATTTGTAATTAAATTGGTTGTTGTTTCATTCCCCGCAACTAATAATAAAACACAGAAAGATAGTAACTCTTCTTCTGTTAATTTCTCCCCATCAATTTTTGCCTCTATTAATAGCGAAATTAAATCTTCTTCAGGATTATTTGTTCTCTCTTTAATTATTTTTTTGAAATATTCTTTAAGAAACTCGTTTCCTTCCTTGCGTTTTTGTGTCATTCTTTGGAAGGCTTCACTTGAATTGTCTTTAGCCCCTTCCACGAGAACATCGGAATAAGTTTTAAAAAGATCCCGATCCTTAGTAGGGATCCCCAATAATTCGGCAATTATTATGACAGGCAACGGACCAGCAACATCATGAACGAGATCCATAGTTCCCTTCTCTTTAACTTGATCGAGAAGATAAAGTGTCACTTCTTCGATTTTATTTGTTAAATCCTTTACTGCTTTAGGAGTGAAGGCCTTGTTCACTAAGTTTCTCATTTTCGTATGTCTAGGAGGATCCATTGTCAAAATGCTTCCTTGCAAAGTTCCAGAACCTCGTTCCGATGAAAACATTTTTGGATTTTTTAGAATAAAATGAACGTCTTCATATCGAAACACATCCCAGCAACTTCGAGACTCGTCGTACCTTACAGGACTTTTTTGCCGTAAATCATTAAAGATTGGAAATGGAAATAATTGATCTGCGTTCGAATCAATTTCTCTCATGGGGATAAGGTTAGCATACTGCTCCACTGCACTCGTTGACTTCTGTTCTTGTGTCATGGTTTCATCTCTCCTTATATTGTCTAATATTTATACAGAAAATAGTCATGAACCGGTTCATTCTTCTAAGATAACAAACTTGTAATTCGGTTTCAATTGACATAAATTGAAATATTTTTCAATAAGAAGAAAGTAATAATTCGGGAAACCTGATGTTTGATCCACAGCCTAAAGAAAATCCTCTTTTAAGTTGCTTAGCTCATCGTTTAAGGTCATGCCAGACCCAAAGTCTCGAAAAACTCCAAGGATATGCCCCAAATTCCTGCATATAATTTTATATTGAAATTAATTGAGACAGATGGGAGGAAGATGGTTACGGATGATATCAGAAAAAAGATTCATTACTATTTCACAAAAACGCAAGAAACGAATCACCCTTATTATTGGTACTGTTTGGCTGAGACTCAAGTAAGAGCCGGATTAACGAACGAAGCACTGCAAACGATTGATAACGCGTTGTCGTTTCCAAATCCTTATCCTTCAAAGCAGGAACTGCTAGAAATGCAATTGAGCCTCCAATCTGTTCTTTTAAGAGAATTTAACATGAACAGAACAATCATAGTGACTGAAAAGCGAGGCGATATTGATGGAGACGGGATAATGGACAATGTTTTTCTTACCGCAAACAAAACCCCTGAAAGCCCATTTTGGAGGAATTTAACTTTGGTTATCCAAAATGGGAGGACTAACCAAAATGAACAAATCCCCATAAAAAATAACTCTGGATACAATCCGACCCTTATACTTGGTGATTTCACGGCTAACAAGGGGGATGACATATTAGTGGTCATTGATACAGGAGGGAGCGGTGGTACTATTTATGCGTATGTATTTTCTTATTTTAATGGTCAACTTATGAATATTTTTAATTCTGATTCATTCAATGAAACATATAAGTACGATGTGACTTATGAAAATCAATACAAAGTAATGGTGAACAGTTATTACCTGAAGGAAAAGTATATTCTTGACCTTACGAATAAGGATAAGGGATATTTATCTGAAATTTATAATAAGAATGGTGTTTTGAAGGCACCGATAGAAGGATGGGTCAATCCTTTATCTGGTTTATATCCGGTTGATTTTAATAGGGACGGCATATATGAGTTAGAAGCGTATCAGAGGATAGCCGGGATGTATAATGCCGACTCACTCGGATTTGTACAGACTGTATTGAAATGGAACGGGCGAGAGTTTGGTCCTGACCGTCAGAATGTGGCTATCTTTGGAGGGGAAATATAGCAGCATTGAGGAAAAGAAAGTTGCGTCTGCTTTTTTCCCATTTCGCTTTTTATTTAAGCTTAATCTTCTTTTATAGTGTTGCTTTCTATTTAAATACACCATGATTTACTTTTTAATCCTCAATAGACCTTTGTATTGGACACACACACGCAGAACCTCCTAGTTGCTTCTGGTAAAAACTTCAGCAAAAGACAAAAAAACAATAGTGAAAAAAGCTGCGCAAATTATAGGGTATAATGATTTGTTAGTTGATAACTCCCGTTACCGTTTCTGCATGAAACATGTGAAAACGCCTAGAAAGTTATCTCAGATTTATAAAGTACCTATATAAAAAAGAATCATTGGATTTCTCCAATAATTCTTTTTTATTATTATTATGATTATTGTCTCAGTTATTGTTGCAATAGTCCTCTTTAATCATTATGGTCATCGTTTTTATCATCGTCATCTCGTTCACTATCTTTATCATCAAGAGAAGGTAGACCAGATAAATAACCTGCATTCCCTGGATTTTGAGAACCGACCATTAGATATGTGAACCCATTTAAATTATCAAGTGCCTGTATACCTGTCACTTCTCCGCCGTCAGGGGCTGAGATAATGCGAGAAAGTTTCTTTGTATCCACATTATAAGCCCAGCCATAGTTATTGTGATGTTTCCCGCCATCCTCGGCAATAAATAATGTTCTCATTCTTTCAGAAAATACGATATTATCAGGGTTTGAGATTTTTTCGGAATCTGCCGTATTCCCTGCGGCATCCTTAGAAGAAAGATCTTTTCCTGTGATTAAACCAGCCATCTCATTGGCTACGTATCTACTTTTAATCGTATTTCCATTCTGGTCTTTTTGTCCCTCGGCAAGCGAAAGTTCATATATCCCGCCAGAACTAATTTTAGGAACCTGAATGTCATCCACTTGATCAGATGGATTAGCCTCCATCCCGCCAGCTATGGTAGACATAGTCATATAGATCTTGTTATCTGCCTTGTTTAATTCAACGGTTTCCATTTTGTTGAACTCTGAAGTCGCACCGAGCAATGCACCATAACGACGAGATTCCAAGAAAGCTGCGGCCTTTTCCATGCCAGGCTTCAACTTTAGCCATTCATCTCTTCCACCCGCTTTTACTCGTTTAAATCCATTCGCTTTTGCAAATTCTATATCATTTGTAGCTTCAAACATATCGCTGAATTTCAGCTTGTGAGCAAGTTTTTTAATTTCTGAATCAGTTCCATGACCTAATTTAAGCCATTTTAAATCAGCGGAACCACCATTTTCTTGTCCAGTTTGAATCCATTTTGCTGCGTACAGCGTTCCAGCAGACAGGTCTTTTTCTTTATCTGCTATATACATGAAAGCCATAGTGTAAGCACCATCATCACCGAAGTAAACGGTACGGTTATCTGGAGCCACTTTAACGTTTTCAGATGAAAGTCGTCCCATGCTGAAGTGTTTCACAGCCGTGGATTTTCCTCCAGGATGAACGGTTACCTCAGGGGTATGACCGTATAGATAGGGATTACCTATGACTGTTTTATCGTTATAATAGTTACGGGCAAATTGAGTCACTACAGAATTTTCAGGATTTGCTTCATGTGACCTAGCATCGGGCTCATATTCTTCGCTGCCTAGATGGGTGTTCCAAGGAGATAGAGAACCTGCACAAGGGGTCCAGATTCCACCGTCTGCTGAAAAATCAATCGGCTTTGTATCTGTTACAGTCAGTTCTCCAGTCTTCTTATTCTGCTTTAGAGTATTTAACATCATCGATTTTGGCATATTACCAGTCTCATTTGAAGGCATTGCCTCATAATGGTTCACCATATACAATTTACCTTTTATACTTATGACCGTATTGCTGTCAGGTGCAGTAGAAATATAGGGGGTGCCTTCAGGACTCTTAATCATATTGCCTTTTGCATCATAGGCAGCACCGGCAATGCCATTTTTAAATTCATCCCCAGGTTGGAACAGTGATTTGTATTCAAGAGGTAGCATCTTTTGGGAACCATTAGTGTAGGTCACCTTAACTGATGCTTCACTGTACATCTTTGAGCGCTGGTCTTGCGTATCAGGCGCATTCATCCCAATAAACTCGACTTTATGTACTGAAACTTGTTTATCTGGTTTAGCCAATACATTTGTAGTGGATGGCAATAAAACAGCTAAGCTCAAGAGTGGTGCGACTATTTTTCCTTTTTTCATGTCAGTAACCTCCGTGTTTAGTTCAAATTGATAACCTTGTCTCCCATAGTAAACTACGCATGTAAAGTGAATGTATAGGAAATGTAAAGTAACCCCCCTAAAACTATTAAAAGTTTTTTTGACTAACAATATTACCCTTTAGGCATTTTCTGAAATGGACTTGGTTCCCTGTGCAAAAGGAAAACAAATAGGAGATTTCTTTTAAATCAAAATTACTTGTGTTTCAGCAATACAGTCATTTTAAACCCAAAAACCCCGTAGTATCAGTCCCATTTTTTATCGTTACTAGTTCAAGATGTTGTAGGTATTACTGTCGGACAATATTTTGTTTATTTTAAACTAAACCTCGTTAGAATACATATTGTATTGGGCATCCCAAAATAGCTATATACTTACTATTCGTAATTAGCAGGATTTATTGTTTAGATTTACATTTATTAACCTGAAACGGTTTGGACGAAATAAAGATCTTCACGAATGGAATGTCATCACGAAAAACATTCAAGCAGACATCGGTGTGATGTTTGCCTTTGTTGGACACGACTCAATTTAAGGATAGCCTTGATACATTCATTACTGTTTTGATTTTGCCAGATTCTTAAAAGGATGACGGAAGAAGACGGGATAGAATTCAAAGATGTCAGCGTGAAGGAATGGATGTGGGTTTAGTCTAAGATATATGGAAAGCAGGAAAGAATGACAGCAAATGAAAATCCCTTAATTTACTATGCCACTTCACAGCGAGATAGAAATTTTATTGAAGTTCTCACGTATCCATGATACCTTCAGTTTATAGGGAATGGTTGGGAGGAATAGGTTTTGAACACAAAGGCATTTTTATTGGCATTTATTACAGTTATTATTTGGGGATCTACATTCGCTGCTATTCGTGCAGGCTTGCATGGCGGGTATTCAGCTGGCCATTTGGTGCTTGTTCGTTATCTAATAGCATCAGGGGTTTTTGTCCTTTATGCTCTATGGCCTGGGGTGAAATTCCGACTCCCGAAAAAAGGGGATATGTTAAGGATATCGATTCTCTCATTAATTGGTATTAGTATTTACCACATCGGGGTGACATTCGGGGAACTAACCGTTTCGGCGGGAACCGCTGGAATGCTGATTGGTTCAGCACCTGTTTTCATCGCGATCATTGCTGCAATCGTTTTAAAAGAACGCCTTGGTTTATTGGGATGGATTGGTTTAGGCATTGGATTCATAGGAATCACCTTAATAACATTAGGTACTGCAGGCCCATCACTAAATATATCTGAAGGAGCCTTTTTAGTGCTGATGTCTGCTGTTGCTTCTGCGGTGTTTTTTGTTTTCCAAAAGCCGCTGTTTAGCCGCTATAATCCGATTGAATTGACAGCTTATTTCACATGGATTGGTACAATACCCTTTTTCATATTCTTTCCTGGGCTCTTTCAAGAAATTCAACAAGCTACAATGGAAGGTCACTTATCAGCGATTTTTGTTGGTATTTTCCCTGCGGCCATCGGTTATGTTACATGGGCAATTGCACTTTCACTAGGAAAAGCCAGTTCCATTTCTAGTCTGTTATACATTGAACCTGTTATTGCCATTTTCGTCGCCTGGGTTTGGCTGCAAGAGGTGCCGAGTACTCTTTCAGTCATTGGCGGCGTGATTGCAATTTTCGGAGTCCTTGTTGTCAATTTGTTCGGAAAGTATCAATCAGTGATGAAAAAAGCTGCATGAAAATTCATGGTTTATTCTAACTCAGAATACCCCAGCCCTTATTTGTTTTATTTTGACATCCTGGGGCAAGTTCTTAATTACATTGGGATTTATTGTATCTGGGAAACTAGGTTATCTACTGACTACTTTTTACATTTGAGGGCGACTTTGATTAAGTCCGCGTAACCATGTAGTGAATTATAACTTTCTTTTACAATCATTCAAATAAACTAAAACAAAGAACAATGTCGCTCGAGTCCCTGATAATGTGCGGACTAATAGAAGAGAAAAGTAAAAAGATATTTCATCAATAAGATTAAAAGGGGATAGGAATGATCTATATTGCAAGAACTCAAAGAGTGCTATTAGGATTCTTAATGTCAAGTATAATCCTTCCTCACATCATTATAAAAGATTTCTCCATGGGATTCATAAATTACATTCAATTTGCAATATTGGTTTTTCTTCTCGCAGCATTCTTCATTCATTATGAATTTATTATGGAGAATGATTTTTTATCATACCAAATAAAATTTTGGACAATGCCAATTTATAAAAAAGTAATCTACCCTGAACAAATCATCCAGTTGAAATTCACAACTGGCGGATGGGCAACCAAAGGCGTTATTATCTGTTTGAAAAAAGGACTAAATATTCGGATTTTTGGTTTTAATCCAGATGAGGTCTTAAAGGATATACTGAATTACGGTAAAGAAAAAAATATATCAATTACTAAATCAAAAGATTATATGATTTTGGAAAAAAATACTAATTGGGCATGTCGCTTAAAATTCAGTAGAAAAATATGCCCCAAATAAAGGAATCCCCCTAGGTTGATGATATAGCTTAGTTACACCTAGGGTAGTGGATTTTTTCTCATCTTAGTTAAATTAATTAAAGTTAAATCTATTTTTAAAGTCCCAATTCAATTTAAATGAATTATTTTCGCTAGTTAAAAATTTATAATCGATATAAGATTTTTCTTTTTTAGACATTTCATCGACAAATGGGGAAAAGGTACGGAATATCAGTTCTTTTTTCTTTTCATCAAATTCTACAAGTCGTAGCCAGCCATTCCCCCCTCGATAATTCGTTTGGTAATTGACTAGCATTTGAATGACATCATTTCCTGCTGAGTTTTGTTTGACCTGATGTGCTATTCCAAAATAATGTCCATTTACCGTCATGAACACTTGATCGTGGTCCTTAACAAGTTCCCTCCAAATCAGTCGGCCATTGGAAGACTCGGCGGCAATGGTTTTATCATCTTTAACTTTAGGGTAAATAATATCATGTGAGACGAGGATCGTCGGTTTATCTTTATGTTGATCTAGAACCTGTTTTGACCATTCCAAGTCCTTATGCAGACTTTTCATATCCACTATTAAGATTAAGTATTCATAACTTCCTGCTTTAGCCATTGCATAAGAGCTATAACCAGACGGAGAAGACCCCTTATAGTATTTTTTATTAACAAAACGCTTCGGCCCATAATGTGTTAAGAAAGGATCTCCTTTAGCATAGTCATGATTTCCGGCCGCTATCATATATGGAACTTCATTTTTATCCATATTGGAAATGGCTCCAAGGGAATTCTGCCATTGTTCTTCTAAATCATTATCGACTATGTCTCCAACAAATGTATTCATAATGATATTGTTCTTTTTAGTGTTTTTGGAAATCCAGTTCATTTGGCTATTGAAAATCTCGGGATTTTGGCTTGAATATTTCTGGACATCTGGAACAAAAAGAAAATTATAATTCTTTCTATTCGTTAGAAAAGGTAACGCTTTGTTTGATCCTTCGAATGGTTTATCATCGCGAGCATCCTGCACAATCCATTCTTTTTCAGTCAAAGCCTTATCAGCAATACGTATTTCTTGGATATTCCCCCTGAATAGTCCACCCAGCTTATTTCCCCATTCAGATGCTCCGATGTTCCAGCCTTTACCTTTTAATGCTGCAATTCCGATGACCTTTTCTGATTTTCCGTAATCACTTACGCCATTCAAAGTTAAAGTAGTCGTGTAACTATCATTAACGACCGCTAAATGGTACCACTCATCAGGATTTAAAGCTCGGGACCAATTGCTTACATTATAATTTAAATTAGATGGATGGCTTGTCCAGTGTATTTTTTGATCATTGGATATAGTTAATGCCGAAAGGATTTTCTTCTCGCCTTCCAATTTATTAAGATCGGCAGCCTGTCCTTGTCTGGAAAAGAGACCCATGCCGCTCTTGGATTCCCTTGGCAACTTAAAAACCGCTTCAATGGTAAAACCCTTATCGAATTTCTCAGAATTTATTGGTGCATCCTTTTTGGTTTTGAAATATCTTCCTGAAGGCGCGTTCTCGTAATTTGCGAATTTCATGCTTCCCCCTTCTTGTTGATCATAATAATCTTCTTCAGACCATTGAATCATATTTTTCAATTCAGGCGAGGCAGGATCACCTATCGTCACTAACTTTAAATCATTTCCTTGTTTGCTTGTATCTTCTAAAATTAAATTACCTTTATCGATTGAACCGCTTTTTACATGTTGTTTTGTGAATTTCCAATTTGCCACGATACCGCTGCGATCATTTTTAGAAGCGGGATTAAAAAAATCGGCCGACTTAGCTATACCAGGAACAATCATAAATAAGAGTGAGAGACCTATAAAAGCTTTTTTCATTCTCATAAAACATTCACCCCATTAAATATTGATTAAGCGATTTTAAGAATAACCGTTATTCATTTATTCTTTATTTACTACCTGGATAATTTGTCGAAAACTAAGCCTAGGCAGGGAGATTCTTATAAGCTGCAATATGGATATAGTTTGCTTATCTTCTTGATAACTTATTAAGGATGAGGAAAAAAGACTTATTCCTGCAAAACACATTAGGAGGTAAGGCCTGATGCGTTTGATTTACCTTGTTGAAGGAACGCTTTAAACATAAAATTACATGTTATGGTTTG
Protein-coding sequences here:
- a CDS encoding DMT family transporter produces the protein MNTKAFLLAFITVIIWGSTFAAIRAGLHGGYSAGHLVLVRYLIASGVFVLYALWPGVKFRLPKKGDMLRISILSLIGISIYHIGVTFGELTVSAGTAGMLIGSAPVFIAIIAAIVLKERLGLLGWIGLGIGFIGITLITLGTAGPSLNISEGAFLVLMSAVASAVFFVFQKPLFSRYNPIELTAYFTWIGTIPFFIFFPGLFQEIQQATMEGHLSAIFVGIFPAAIGYVTWAIALSLGKASSISSLLYIEPVIAIFVAWVWLQEVPSTLSVIGGVIAIFGVLVVNLFGKYQSVMKKAA
- a CDS encoding cytochrome P450, coding for MTQEQKSTSAVEQYANLIPMREIDSNADQLFPFPIFNDLRQKSPVRYDESRSCWDVFRYEDVHFILKNPKMFSSERGSGTLQGSILTMDPPRHTKMRNLVNKAFTPKAVKDLTNKIEEVTLYLLDQVKEKGTMDLVHDVAGPLPVIIIAELLGIPTKDRDLFKTYSDVLVEGAKDNSSEAFQRMTQKRKEGNEFLKEYFKKIIKERTNNPEEDLISLLIEAKIDGEKLTEEELLSFCVLLLVAGNETTTNLITNAVRYMTEDKKIQEQARTNLPLIPKLVEETLRFYPPIQAIGRIAKEHVKVGGKTIQKGEQVICWVASANRDEQKFAEPNRFTLERKLNPHLSFGFGIHFCLGAPLARLEAEVALVTLLSTFSKLEDVKGTKLEAIPSPFVFGVKSLPLKFTR
- a CDS encoding VCBS repeat-containing protein, yielding MQLSLQSVLLREFNMNRTIIVTEKRGDIDGDGIMDNVFLTANKTPESPFWRNLTLVIQNGRTNQNEQIPIKNNSGYNPTLILGDFTANKGDDILVVIDTGGSGGTIYAYVFSYFNGQLMNIFNSDSFNETYKYDVTYENQYKVMVNSYYLKEKYILDLTNKDKGYLSEIYNKNGVLKAPIEGWVNPLSGLYPVDFNRDGIYELEAYQRIAGMYNADSLGFVQTVLKWNGREFGPDRQNVAIFGGEI
- a CDS encoding PhoX family protein — its product is MKKGKIVAPLLSLAVLLPSTTNVLAKPDKQVSVHKVEFIGMNAPDTQDQRSKMYSEASVKVTYTNGSQKMLPLEYKSLFQPGDEFKNGIAGAAYDAKGNMIKSPEGTPYISTAPDSNTVISIKGKLYMVNHYEAMPSNETGNMPKSMMLNTLKQNKKTGELTVTDTKPIDFSADGGIWTPCAGSLSPWNTHLGSEEYEPDARSHEANPENSVVTQFARNYYNDKTVIGNPYLYGHTPEVTVHPGGKSTAVKHFSMGRLSSENVKVAPDNRTVYFGDDGAYTMAFMYIADKEKDLSAGTLYAAKWIQTGQENGGSADLKWLKLGHGTDSEIKKLAHKLKFSDMFEATNDIEFAKANGFKRVKAGGRDEWLKLKPGMEKAAAFLESRRYGALLGATSEFNKMETVELNKADNKIYMTMSTIAGGMEANPSDQVDDIQVPKISSGGIYELSLAEGQKDQNGNTIKSRYVANEMAGLITGKDLSSKDAAGNTADSEKISNPDNIVFSERMRTLFIAEDGGKHHNNYGWAYNVDTKKLSRIISAPDGGEVTGIQALDNLNGFTYLMVGSQNPGNAGYLSGLPSLDDKDSERDDDDKNDDHND
- a CDS encoding LamG-like jellyroll fold domain-containing protein, translating into MRMKKAFIGLSLLFMIVPGIAKSADFFNPASKNDRSGIVANWKFTKQHVKSGSIDKGNLILEDTSKQGNDLKLVTIGDPASPELKNMIQWSEEDYYDQQEGGSMKFANYENAPSGRYFKTKKDAPINSEKFDKGFTIEAVFKLPRESKSGMGLFSRQGQAADLNKLEGEKKILSALTISNDQKIHWTSHPSNLNYNVSNWSRALNPDEWYHLAVVNDSYTTTLTLNGVSDYGKSEKVIGIAALKGKGWNIGASEWGNKLGGLFRGNIQEIRIADKALTEKEWIVQDARDDKPFEGSNKALPFLTNRKNYNFLFVPDVQKYSSQNPEIFNSQMNWISKNTKKNNIIMNTFVGDIVDNDLEEQWQNSLGAISNMDKNEVPYMIAAGNHDYAKGDPFLTHYGPKRFVNKKYYKGSSPSGYSSYAMAKAGSYEYLILIVDMKSLHKDLEWSKQVLDQHKDKPTILVSHDIIYPKVKDDKTIAAESSNGRLIWRELVKDHDQVFMTVNGHYFGIAHQVKQNSAGNDVIQMLVNYQTNYRGGNGWLRLVEFDEKKKELIFRTFSPFVDEMSKKEKSYIDYKFLTSENNSFKLNWDFKNRFNFN